In Eubalaena glacialis isolate mEubGla1 chromosome 2, mEubGla1.1.hap2.+ XY, whole genome shotgun sequence, a single genomic region encodes these proteins:
- the LOC133084616 gene encoding serine/threonine-protein kinase MARK2-like gives MMQGLTANSADKEAHIDDFEILHTIGEGTFGKVKLARHILTGTQVAVKVIKKRRQSFSSVQALFREVCSMKALNHPNIVKLLGAIDTEETFFLVMEYLSGGNMYRYLKIHGRMTEAEARGPFQQLVSALQHCHQRGIVHRDLKPMNLLFDSNMNIKLTDFGLSNKCDDTGQLDTICGTAPYAAPELFLGQRYSGPAVDVWSLGVVLYTMVTGSQPFVGKDFQELRKQILQGQYPIPPYLSLEIRDLLQKMIAFNPSDRSTLPDLMRHPWVNMGQKEPLQPPCEEDLEVTMVRTLGLTCDQIQDTGTGSVSSMKPKVGVSIITVMPFSSGDLSGSELEPSPSPVVSSLQTRWLYQRKNVQLQEDQQAGQKTGESACPPPSLESRTATPSPAPQCGTGTSTSSSSRIGAPEGTSCPLGVSNTGRSSHTGQPESVSSSTLSGHSQKKQGVAGRIWNFILKHLCCKLPSKRRHNKVSPCEPHG, from the coding sequence ATGATGCAGGGCCTCACAGCCAACTCTGCTGACAAGGAGGCTCATATTGATGACTTCGAGATCCTCCACACCATTGGTGAAGGCACCTTCGGTAAAGTGAAGTTGGCCCGGCACATTCTGACCGGGACACAGGTGGCCGTCAAGGTCATTAAGAAAAGGCGTCAGAGCTTCTCAAGTGTCCAGGCACTTTTCCGGGAAGTGTGCAGTATGAAGGCTCTGAATCACCCCAATATTGTAAAACTGCTGGGGGCGATTGACACGGAGGAGACTTTTTTCCTGGTGATGGAGTACCTCAGTGGGGGGAACATGTACCGCTATTTGAAGATCCATGGCCGTATGACAGAGGCGGAGGCCCGAGGCCCGTTCCAGCAGCTGGTCTCCGCCCTGCAGCACTGCCACCAGAGGGGCATCGTGCACCGGGACCTGAAGCCAATGAACCTCCTCTTTGATTCCAACATGAATATCAAACTTACAGACTTTGGCCTCAGCAACAAGTGTGATGACACTGGCCAACTGGACACGATCTGCGGCACAGCCCCTTATGCTGCCCCGGAACTCTTCCTGGGGCAGAGGTACAGCGGCCCTGCGGTGGACGTGTGGAGCCTGGGAGTAGTGCTCTACACCATGGTAACTGGGTCCCAGCCCTTTGTGGGAAAAGACTTCCAGGAGCTGCGGAAGCAAATCCTACAAGGGCAATACCCCATCCCACCTTATCTGTCTTTGGAGATAAGGGATCTATTACAAAAAATGATTGCCTTCAACCCCAGTGACAGAAGCACCTTACCTGACCTCATGAGGCATCCATGGGTGAACATGGGCCAGAAGGAGCCACTCCAGCCACCCTGTGAAGAGGACCTGGAGGTGACAATGGTGAGGACTCTGGGCTTGACTTGCGACCAGATCCAGGACACTGGAACAGGCAGTGTGAGCTCCATGAAACCCAAGGTGGGGGTCTCCATCATAACTGTGATGCCCTTCTCTTCCGGGGACCTCAGTGGCAGTGAACTTGAGCCTTCTCCAAGCCCTGTGGTGTCCTCCCTGCAAACCAGGTGGCTCTACCAGAGAAAAAATGTGCAGCTGCAGGAAGACCAGCAGGCAGGGCAGAAGACCGGTGAGTCTGCCTGTCCCCCACCCAGCCTGGAGTCGAGGactgccacccccagcccagccccccagTGTGGCACTGGGACATCCACCTCCAGCAGCAGCAGGATTGGAGCCCCAGAGGGAACCAGCTGCCCCCTGGGTGTGTCCAACACTGGAAGGTCCTCCCACACTGGGCAGCCTGAGAGTGTGTCCTCATCCACTCTCTCTGGCCACAGCCAGAAAAAGCAAGGGGTGGCTGGGAGAATCtggaactttattttaaaacatctttgttgCAAGCTGCCCAGCAAGAGGCGTCATAATAAAGTGAGCCCATGTGAACCCCATGGATGA
- the NOX5 gene encoding LOW QUALITY PROTEIN: NADPH oxidase 5 (The sequence of the model RefSeq protein was modified relative to this genomic sequence to represent the inferred CDS: substituted 1 base at 1 genomic stop codon): protein MENLTISAAHWLTPSAAGPPRHCPRQLTSAYWHNHHSHLPCLAAYVDLHVLLFALAASVHRALGASVMVAKGCGQCINFDCSFIAVLMLRCCLTWLRATWLAQVLPLHHNLQFHQLMGYVVVRLALVHTVAHVVNFALRAQSKASPFQFWELLLTTRPGIGXVRSSASLTGVALLLLLLRMSACSSSCVRRSGHFEVFYWTHLSYLPCLHGPNFWKWLLVPGTLFFLEKAVGLAASRMEALCIVEVNLLPSKTPSGYTSGPRASGQTGCMSPSRNQTQWAVVPRGSRGV, encoded by the exons ATGGAGAACCTGACCATCAG TGCTGCCCACTGGCTGACTCCTTCCGCCGCCGGGCCGCCCCGACACTGTCCTCGCCAGCTGACCTCTGCCTACTGGCACAACCACCACAGCCACCTGCCCTGCCTAGCCGCCTACGTGGACCTCCACGTGCTGCTGTTTGCCCTGGCAGCTAGTGTGCACCGGGCCCTCGGCGCCAGTGTCATGGTGGCCAAGGGCTGCGGCCAATGCATCAACTTTGACTGCAGCTTCATCGCG GTGCTGATGCTTAGGTGCTGCCTCACGTGGCTGCGGGCCACGTGGCTGGCTCAGGTCCTGCCGCTGCACCACAACCTCCAGTTCCACCAGCTTATGGGCTACGTGGTGGTCAGGCTCGCCCTCGTCCACACCGTGGCCCATGTGGTGAACTTCG CACTCCGGGCTCAGTCCAAGGCCAGCCCCTTCCAGTTTTGGGAACTGCTGCTCACCACGAGGCCTGGCATTGGCTAGGTCCGCAGCTCGGCCTCCCTGACCGGTGTGGccctgctgctactgctgcttcGCATGTCCGCCTGCTCCAGCTCCTGTGTCCGCAGGAGCGGCCACTTTGAG gTGTTCTATTGGACCCACCTGTCCTACCTCCCATGTCTGCACGGGCCCAACTTCTGGAAGTGGCTGCTGGTCCCTGGCACCTTGTTCTTCCTGGAGAAGGCCGTCGGCCTGGCCGCATCCCGCATGGAGGCCCTGTGCATCGTGGAAGTCAATCTCCTCCCTTCCAAG ACACCATCTGGCTACACATCCGGTCCCAGGGCCAGTGGACAAACAGGCTGTATGAGTCCTTCAAGAAATCAGACCCAGTGGGCTGTGGTTCCGAGAGGCTCTCGAGGAGTTTGA